From the genome of Impatiens glandulifera chromosome 9, dImpGla2.1, whole genome shotgun sequence, one region includes:
- the LOC124915162 gene encoding E3 ubiquitin-protein ligase RNF185-like, with amino-acid sequence MAIGAEPEPEPLSSQPLQPPSTSGGNDAGDFECNICFELAQEPIVTLCGHLFCWPCLYRWLRLHSQSQDCPVCKAIIDEEKLVPLYGRGKTPATDPRLKSVPGIEIPNRPAGQRPQTASPPESNSLPNFGYGLAGFRNFAMSAGFGGLIPPLLNIQFHGFPYALYGAQSGFNPNSFSGPFQTYPNAGIIPGRQQQQQQQADYYLKMLFFMIGLFVVIALI; translated from the coding sequence ATGGCAATTGGGGCTGAACCTGAACCTGAACCGTTAAGTTCTCAGCCCCTACAACCGCCTTCCACCTCAGGAGGCAATGATGCTGGTGATTTTGAATGTAACATTTGTTTTGAACTAGCACAAGAACCAATTGTTACTCTTTGTGGCCATTTGTTTTGTTGGCCGTGTCTTTACAGATGGCTACGCCTTCATTCTCAATCGCAAGATTGCCCTGTTTGTAAGGCTATCATAGATGAGGAGAAGTTGGTTCCTCTTTATGGAAGAGGAAAGACACCTGCAACTGATCCAAGGTTGAAGTCGGTTCCTGGAATTGAAATCCCTAACCGGCCTGCTGGACAAAGGCCTCAAACTGCATCACCACCCGAATCAAATAGCTTACCTAATTTTGGATATGGACTTGCTGGATTTCGTAATTTTGCAATGTCAGCTGGTTTTGGGGGTTTAATACCGCCATTGCTCAACATTCAGTTTCATGGATTTCCTTATGCTTTGTATGGTGCTCAATCTGGGTTTAACCCGAATTCATTCTCTGGCCCGTTTCAGACATATCCAAATGCTGGGATCATTCCTGGCcgccagcagcagcagcaacaacAAGCTGATTATTATCTAAAGATGCTTTTCTTCATGATTGGGTTATTTGTGGTAATTGCACTTATCTGA